From the Cyanobium sp. M30B3 genome, the window TGCCCTGGCCGTCCTCGAAGCCACCGGCCTGGAGGCCCTCGATGACGGCTTCACTGCCACGATCGGCCAGCAGGGCGCCATCCGCGCTGCCGCCAGCATCGGCTCACTGGCCGCCCCCCTGATCATCAACGCCCTCAGCAGTGCCGAGGGCGACGCCACCGCCCAGGCCGCTGCCACTGGCGTCGGCATCCTGGGCAGCTACGACGCCAACGCCCCGGCAGGCTTCTCCTCCCTCCAGGCCGGCACCAGCCAGGGCGACATCAGCGGCACGGCCAGCTCTGATCTCCAACTACGCGCCACCGCCACCGATGGCGCTGCCTCGGTCTTGCTTGCCGATGTGCCTGGCGCTGGCCGTGCCTCGATCACCGGCATCGAGAACATGGCCCTCACCGCCGGCGCCGGCCTCAGCGGGGTCGATGCCACTGCCACCGGCAGGGCTAGCCTTCTGGCCCAGAGCGTGGTGTCCGATGCCTCCAGCCAGGGCAACACCTCCGCCACCGGCCTGTTCAGTTCCGCCGGCGATGCCTTGCCGGTCACCTTTGCCGACAACGGCCGGATCGCCGCCATCGCCGAGCAGAGCAGCTTTGCCCAGAGCATCTCTGTGAACGGCAACGCCAGTTCGTCGCTCAACAACACCAGCCTCGGCATCGGCAACGCCACGATCACGATCTCCGGAGATGGCAGCCTGGATGCCCGTGCCGTTTCCCAACTCGACAGCCGCTCCCAGTCGGTTGCCGGTTCGGCCAGCGCCTGATGTTGCCTGACGCCCATCTTGCCACTGATCTGAGCCTGGCCATCGAACAGCTGGCACAGCAGCCCTTCGCCGAACTCTTGCTGCAGCGCGGCATCCTTCGACAACTGGCCAGTGATCTGCTGCTGCGGCGCCTGCGCGATTCCGTCACCTTCACCGCCGCTGAGGAGCCCCTCGTGCTCAGCCGCCTCTGGGACGGTGTGCCGGGGGATCCACCCGCCAGCCTCCGCGGTGACTGGATCTCAACGCTGCCGGACTTGATCCAGGGCCCCCTGCGTGAGCGCTGGGATCAGATTCGTCAACAGAAATGGATCGAAACCACATACACCGACCGGGTTGAACCCTATTTCCTCGAACGTCGAGCCGATCTGGAGCAGGTTGTTTACGGCATGATTCGGCTGCGCAACCAGGGTGCCGCTGAGGAGCTCTACCTACGCCTCCTCCACGATGGTGCCGATTTCGGTGAACTTGCCCGCAGCCATTCGCTGGGGGAAGAGCGTTTCACCCGCGGGCTGGTGGGGCCGATGCTGATCAGCCAGCCCCATGCCAGCATCCGCGCCGTACTCGACAAGCTCACCGTCGGAGAGATTTATCCGCCCTTTCGTGTCGACCCCTGGGTTCTGGTCATCAAGATGGAGCACCGCCAACCGGCCAGCCTCAACGACAGCACCCGGCTTCAGCTGTACAACGAGCTCTTCCAGAAGGATCTGGAGAGCACACTGGACTCCAGCCTGCAAAGGCACTACCCCACGCTGTTGAAGAGTCCGTCATCGCTGGGCAGCTGAGCCATGGCCGACCCTGTACAACTGCTCGACCTGCTGCGCTCGTTCCCCTTCCTGGCAGACCAGCCGCCGGATCAGCTTGAGCGTCTCGCTGCCCAGGGCCAGCTCCTGCGCTTCTCGCTCGGACAGCCGATCAGCCGCCTGGACCAGGCGCCCGAGCAGATCTTCTTCCTGTTGCAGGGAACGGCGCGCTCGGTGGTGATGGCCTCGCGCCTCTCCAGGGGGGTCGCCACCCTGCAGCGCCTCGATCCCGGTGCAGTCATGGGCTGGACCCCCCTCAGCACCGGCCGCAACTGGGAGACCGTGCTGGCCTCCACCGATCTGGTTGTGCTGGCGCTGCCCCATGCCGCCCTGCGGCAGGAGATGGCGCAGCATCCGCCGCTGGCACAGCGCATCAGCGGCAGCGTCAACCCCTCGGAACTGTTCGCGGTGCTCGATTCGCACCTGCAGGATTATCCCCGCGCCCTCTCCCAGGAGGTGGTGGAAGCTGCCATCGCCCTGGCCGACGGCACCCGAGCCTTCACGATCACGCCCGAGCAGCTGCCCCTCACCGGCTTCCCTCCCGAACGGCTCTGGCTGGTGGCGGCAGGCCCTCTGCCCCTGGGCACCGCCCTGCCCAGCCCGGTGGCGGCGGCGGTCGATCAACCGCTGCGGGTGCTGGGCATCGACCGCCAGGCTCTCGCCCAGATCCTTGACCCGCCTGCCGCCGACGACGCGCCCGAGGCTGATGGGTCTTCCGCCCCTGGCTGGGAATCGCTGTTGCTCGATCGTTGGGAGGAGCATCGCCGCCAGATCGCGGACGATGCCATCAGTTCCGCTCCGGAGTTGCCGCTGGCGGATCCCCAGGAGACAGGCCCCGAAGATCGCCGCTCCCCGTCCTCTTACCCCTGGTATCGCGGTGTGGGAGCGCTGGAGTCGCCGATTGCGGCCTTCCGCATGCTCAGCGATCACCTTGGCCTTCCCTTTCGGCGTGAACTGCTGCGGCGGGTGTTCACCGATCAGGTGAAGCGGCATGGAGAGGCCTCTCTGGCCCTGGCCGGAGCCGTGGCTGAATCCATCGGCCTGCAGACCCAGCTGCTCGAGATCCGCACCGAAGCGATCGCCCGCCTCGAGACTCCCCTGCTGGTGCGCTGGGGCAATGGTCTGGCGGTGATCTATCGCATCAACAGCAAAGGCCTGGTGCTCGGAGTACCAGCTGTGGGCAATCAGGCTCTCACCATGGCGGAGTTTGGCGAGCAGTGGGGTGAGGAGGGAGAGGTGCTGACCCTGCGCGTCAACGCCCTCACCCCGCAACGGACATTCGGCTTCCGCTGGTTCCTCCCCGCCCTCCAGCAGCACCGCACCGTGTTGTTGGAGGTGTTGCTTGCCAGCTTTTTTGTGCAGCTGTTCGGCCTGGTCAATCCGCTGTTAATTCAGCAAGTGATTGATAAGGTCATCATCAACAACAGTCCCAGTGCCCTGGGGGTTCTCGGCACCTTGCTGGTGGTTTTTGCCCTCTTTGAAGGCTTGCTTCTCTGTCTGCGCACATTCCTGTTCGTTGAT encodes:
- a CDS encoding peptidylprolyl isomerase; translated protein: MLPDAHLATDLSLAIEQLAQQPFAELLLQRGILRQLASDLLLRRLRDSVTFTAAEEPLVLSRLWDGVPGDPPASLRGDWISTLPDLIQGPLRERWDQIRQQKWIETTYTDRVEPYFLERRADLEQVVYGMIRLRNQGAAEELYLRLLHDGADFGELARSHSLGEERFTRGLVGPMLISQPHASIRAVLDKLTVGEIYPPFRVDPWVLVIKMEHRQPASLNDSTRLQLYNELFQKDLESTLDSSLQRHYPTLLKSPSSLGS